In one Lolium rigidum isolate FL_2022 chromosome 3, APGP_CSIRO_Lrig_0.1, whole genome shotgun sequence genomic region, the following are encoded:
- the LOC124703838 gene encoding BEL1-like homeodomain protein 7 yields the protein MSNYYSSPGDDSQTMYSPDTGNASYPVSSSLGNLLYSNNASSGPYTEFSGIMQSQQNFMELAGHPSEIPQHSSTSLTEQRSFGPIKDMRNEMLMHFMDAAAAHSGGGDVIHNDAHSSAQLEFGLLNNHDSASVPSAPGQGLSLSLNTHILAPSYPYWSPKQDLLATQSYQGDDNRMKNMQSEASQAIRNSKYLKAAQELLDEIVSVWKNIKQNAQKNKVEPEKVDGKEADGVSKSEASNPLESTANAEAEISAAEKQELQNKMAKLLAMLDEVDRKYKHYFHQMQMVVSSFDMVAGPGAAKPYTAVALQTISRHFRCLKDAINDQVNVIRKKLGEEENSSGKEGKLTRLRYIDQQLRQQRAFQQYGVLQQNAWRPQRGLPENSVSILRAWLFEHFLHPYPKDSEKLMLARQTGLTRSQISNWFINARVRLWKPMIEDMYKEETGEAELESNSSSDNKPRSKDKVVSCEEKEDLKCSMSQAYQTSESKANIGMVGFTGAPASFHNEANSDDGFMNLLLKDQRPGEADGDLLHDATAHHADESARFMAYHLAELGGYRNSNVSLTLGLQHTENSLSAPNTHQPGFTAVEEDMYNTTAPPSITAASSDYESMNQLDQRQQFEPPPLLHDFVA from the exons ATGTCTAATTATTATTCGAGCCCGGGCGATGACTCGCAAACCATGTACTCACCAGACACGGGAAATGCATCATATCCTGTGTCATCATCCCTAGGGAACTTGCTCTATTCAAACAATGCATCTTCTGGACCATACACCGAGTTCAGTGGTATTATGCAGTCCCAGCAGAATTTTATGGAGCTGGCTGGCCATCCTTCGGAAATTCCACAACATTCATCTACTTCGCTTACAGAGCAACGCTCCTTTGGTCCTATTAAAGATATGAGAAATGAGATGTTAATGCATTTCATGGATGCTGCTGCTGCACACAGTGGTGGTGGCGATGTCATCCACAATGATGCTCATAGCAGTGCGCAGCTAGAGTTTGGCTTGCTGAACAACCACGATTCGGCAAGTGTTCCATCAGCACCAGGCCAAGGATTGTCTCTGAGCCTTAACACACATATCCTGGCACCTTCATACCCATACTGGTCCCCAAAGCAAGACTTACTGGCAACCCAATCTTACCAGGGTGATGACAACAGAATGAAGAATATGCAGTCAGAGGCCTCACAGGCAATCAGGAATTCGAAGTATCTGAAGGCAGCACAAGAATTACTCGATGAGATAGTTAGTGTTTGGAAGAATATAAAGCAGAATGCACAGAAAAACAAGGTTGAACCAGAAAAAGTGGATGGTAAAGAGGCCGATGGGGTGTCAAAAAGTGAGGCTTCCAATCCGCTGGAGTCTACTGCCAATGCGGAAGCTGAGATTTCTGCGGCTGAGAAACAAGAGCTCCAGAATAAGATGGCTAAACTTTTGGCCATGTTGGATGAG gTGGACCGAAAGTACAAGCATTATTTCCATCAAATGCAAATGGTAGTCTCATCTTTTGATATGGTTGCTGGGCCTGGAGCTGCCAAACCTTACACTGCAGTTGCCCTTCAGACAATATCACGGCATTTCCGATGTCTGAAGGATGCTATCAACGACCAGGTCAATGTTATCCGGAAGAAACTTGGCGAGGAGGAAAATTCATCtggcaaagaaggcaaattaACTCGCCTCCGTTACATTGATCAGCAGTTAAGGCAACAGCGAGCTTTCCAGCAGTATGGTGTGTTACAGCAAAATGCTTGGAGGCCACAGAGGGGACTGCCTGAAAACTCAGTTTCAATTCTCCGTGCTTGGTTGTTTGAACACTTCCTTCACCC GTATCCAAAAGATTCAGAAAAGCTAATGCTAGCTAGGCAAACTGGTTTAACAAGAAGTCAG ATTTCGAACTGGTTCATAAATGCCCGTGTCCGCCTCTGGAAGCCGATGATCGAAGACATGTATAAAGAAGAGACTGGGGAGGCAGAGCTGGAGTCCAACTCCTCCTCTGACAATAAACCAAGAAGTAAGGACAAAGTGGTATCTTGTGAAGAAAAGGAAGATCTGAAATGCTCCATGAGTCAGGCTTACCAAACCAGCGAATCCAAAGCCAACATTGGGATGGTGGGTTTCACTGGAGCCCCGGCCAGCTTCCACAATGAGGCGAACTCCGATGATGGCTTCATGAACCTGCTGTTGAAGGACCAAAGACCGGGTGAGGCAGATGGCGACCTCCTCCATGATGCGACTGCACATCATGCCGATGAGAGCGCCCGGTTCATGGCCTACCATTTGGCAGAGCTTGGAGGATACCGGAACAGCAACGTGTCATTGACGCTAGGATTGCAGCACACCGAGAACAGCCTTTCAGCTCCAAACACTCATCAGCCAGGTTTCACCGCTGTGGAAGAGGACATGTACAACACCACAGCTCCTCCCAGTATCACCGCTGCCTCCTCAGACTATGAGTCGATGAACCAATTAGATCAACGGCAACAATTTGAACCGCCGCCTCTACTGCATGATTTTGTGGCCTAA